One genomic segment of Candidatus Bathyarchaeum sp. includes these proteins:
- a CDS encoding ATP-binding protein encodes SKTPKIEVLYEETENDHLFKIQDNGIGIQEKYLSTIFNLFERAPTDKKYDGTGAGLAICKKIVEHLGGKIWVESTLGKGSSFFFTIPKNVKQEKEE; translated from the coding sequence AGTCCAAAACACCGAAAATAGAAGTTTTGTACGAGGAAACAGAGAACGACCACCTATTCAAGATTCAGGATAATGGAATAGGCATCCAAGAAAAGTATCTGAGCACAATTTTCAATCTTTTCGAGAGAGCACCTACAGACAAGAAGTATGATGGAACGGGAGCAGGTCTAGCAATCTGTAAAAAGATTGTTGAGCATCTTGGAGGAAAGATCTGGGTTGAAAGCACACTTGGTAAAGGCAGCTCATTCTTTTTCACGATACCAAAAAACGTTAAACAGGAAAAGGAGGA